A stretch of the Notamacropus eugenii isolate mMacEug1 chromosome 2, mMacEug1.pri_v2, whole genome shotgun sequence genome encodes the following:
- the MTNAP1 gene encoding mitochondrial nucleoid-associated protein 1 isoform X4 has protein sequence MGPGSENTQTPAQPPSRIPAAQGLPRAVGFRTGRSSRSLYILGKPRPREMADILPEMELCPNCKKQFKRLKSHLPYCKKVRASLPFNSDITHSNAVLFQAPKSKELQKELAKADDEETRKKSQSKRRNTNLMKVRLHSAELETRTDMQTSEDVKKQIKITPHPKRVVFLAENGHMLSAAKKYSKAKLTKSLPKLGQDKSKNPSEILGTSPSKQSSTNEDKKHFSSLLSDFRIEHPGQKLLTETLDLPFSIYESFPSLDRSQNPYATLQSDERGLKAKNPISGALHTVNNSETQRRITGSLFAANYVNSSLYKILQTGGMENRHIKHRAKKKEFHFGLEAAGKGSWNKGFEGNKSPEVEISKSNYMRDGPRKQVNNNDLATERKRHHDNLNSPLLPSRKLAHEEALSLADLGNQSLSALVLKYLQEEEGGYKAPVIPAKPVENKKPVSLEPDPEPKTWATQSDCHLLPLNLTWHCAPKNLTSGHVEATGNKSLPTSLGLEWFPELYPGYLHLGMLAGRPQKGNIELQKPHHDIPEESSFLKVTA, from the exons ATGGCAGACATCTTACCTGAAATGGAGCTGTGTCCCAACTGTAAGAAACAATTTAAACGATTAAAGTCTCATTTACCTTACTGTAAAAAGGTAAGAGCCAGTCTTCCTTTTAATTCAGACATTACTCATTCCAATGCAGTTTTATTCCAAGCCCCAAAATCAAAGGAGCTACAGAAAGAATTAGCAAAAGCCGATGATGAGGAAACACGTAAAAAAAGTcaaagtaaaagaagaaacacTAACCTTATGAAGGTTAGACTACATAGTGCTGAGTTAGAAACAAGAACTGATATGCAGACAAGTGAGGATGTGAAGAAGCAAATTAAAATTACCCCCCATCCAAAAAGGGTTGTGTTTCTGGCTGAGAATGGACATATGCTTTCTGCAgcaaaaaaatattccaaagcaAAATTGACAAAATCTTTACCTAAATTGGGGCAAGACAAGAGCAAAAACCCTTCAGAAATTTTGGGGACGAGCCCTTCTAAACAGTCTTCTACCAATGAagataaaaaacatttttcaagctTGCTAAGTGATTTCAGAATTGAGCACCCAGGACAGAAACTGTTGACAGAGACATTAGACTTGCCTTTCAGTATTTATGAGAGTTTTCCAAGTCTTGATAGGAGTCAGAATCCTTATGCAACTCTGCAAAGCGATGAGAGAGGCCTCAAAGCTAAGAACCCCATTTCAGGAGCTTTACACACTGTCAATAActctgaaacccagagaagaatCACAGGATCACTCTTCGCAGCCAATTATGTAAACTCTTCATTGTACAAGATACTTCAGACTGGAGGAATGGAGAATCGTCACATCAAACacagagcaaagaaaaaagagtttCACTTTGGGTTAGAGGCAGCTGGAAAAGGTAGTTGGAATAAAGGATTTGAAGGTAATAAATCACCAGAGGTAGAGATATCAAAATCAAATTACATGAGAGATGGCCCTAGAAAACAAGTTAATAACAATGACTTAGCCACAGAAAGGAAACGTCACCATGACAATCTGAATTCGCCTTTGTTACCTTCACGAAAGCTAGCTCATGAAGAGGCTCTCTCTTTGGCAGATTTAGGTAACCAAAGCCTCTCTGCTTTGGTTTTAAAATATCTACAAGAAGAGGAAGGTGGGTACAAGGCTCCAGTCATTCCAGCTAAGCCAGTGGAGAATAAGAAACCAGTATCTTTAGAACCAGACCCTGAACCCAAGACTTGGGCAACCCAATCTGACTGTCATCTGCTGCCTTTAAACCTAACCTGGCATTGTGCTCCTAAAAACTTGACCAGTGGTCATGTTGAAGCAACTGGCAATAAAAGCCTACCTACATCTTTGGGGCTAGAGTGGTTTCCAGAACTCTATCCTGGGTATCTGCATCTAGGAATGTTAGCAGGGAGACCTCAGAAGGGGAATATTGAGCTCCAAAAACCTCACCACGATATCCCAGAAGAAAGCAGCTTTTTAAAAG TGACAGCCTAG